From Thermotoga sp. Mc24, the proteins below share one genomic window:
- a CDS encoding diacylglycerol/lipid kinase family protein, with protein sequence MVFLIYNPAAGGGRAGKIWDRVEDLLKKHGIDHKVAFTKRPGRAMEISKKAFKEGYRRIAAFGGDGTVNEVVNGIFLNGYDLREVVFGWIPFGSGKDWARTIGVSLEIEEAIKTLKDGKEFVQDLGVGEYEKASGEIEKRAFVNVAGLFFDGFVTYRTNLLKRKNRVSYFSRIFSSIIEYDPPTARIQIDEKVWEKRVFSMNVGICKYNGGGMNQLPHAVPDDGLLAVTVINDIGKLRILANLHRVFNGKLLEHPGVEGYQAKKVVVEFQRDEPVEFDGESFWAKKIFFSIIPGVIRVLVKK encoded by the coding sequence ATGGTATTCCTGATCTACAATCCCGCTGCGGGTGGAGGAAGAGCTGGAAAAATCTGGGACAGGGTCGAAGATCTTCTGAAGAAACACGGGATAGATCACAAGGTTGCCTTCACAAAAAGGCCAGGTCGCGCGATGGAAATTTCAAAGAAGGCTTTCAAAGAGGGATACAGAAGAATAGCAGCGTTCGGTGGAGATGGAACGGTAAACGAGGTGGTAAACGGGATCTTCTTGAACGGATACGATTTAAGAGAAGTTGTCTTCGGGTGGATACCGTTCGGAAGCGGCAAAGACTGGGCGAGAACGATCGGCGTTTCTCTTGAGATCGAAGAAGCGATCAAAACATTGAAAGATGGAAAAGAATTCGTTCAGGATCTGGGAGTAGGTGAATACGAAAAAGCGAGCGGAGAGATAGAAAAGCGCGCGTTCGTGAATGTTGCAGGCCTTTTCTTCGACGGATTTGTGACCTACAGGACCAACCTTCTCAAGAGGAAGAACCGCGTTTCTTACTTCTCGAGGATTTTCTCCTCTATCATCGAATACGATCCCCCTACTGCCAGGATCCAGATCGATGAAAAGGTGTGGGAGAAGAGGGTTTTTTCCATGAACGTTGGGATCTGTAAATACAATGGAGGAGGCATGAACCAACTTCCCCACGCTGTGCCAGACGACGGCCTTCTTGCTGTGACAGTGATAAACGACATAGGAAAGTTGAGAATCCTGGCTAACCTGCACAGGGTGTTCAACGGAAAGCTGTTGGAACATCCCGGGGTGGAGGGTTATCAGGCGAAAAAGGTGGTGGTGGAGTTTCAAAGAGATGAACCGGTGGAATTCGATGGTGAATCTTTCTGGGCCAAGAAGATTTTCTTTTCAATAATCCCCGGGGTTATAAGGGTGCTGGTGAAAAAATGA
- the tnpA gene encoding IS200/IS605 family transposase, with translation MHIKKTRWSHYNLNYHFVWIPKYRRKILVGSIAEELERILRNTAKQHGIEILALSIQPDHVHLFVSAPPRFSPAEIANLFKGVSARKLLEKFPELRTKEGLWARSYYVGTAGNASEETIRRYIEECQDV, from the coding sequence ATGCATATCAAGAAGACAAGGTGGAGTCATTATAATCTGAACTATCATTTTGTGTGGATACCTAAATACCGCAGAAAAATCCTGGTCGGCTCCATAGCTGAAGAACTTGAACGAATACTCCGCAACACAGCAAAACAACACGGAATAGAAATACTGGCCCTCTCTATTCAGCCTGATCATGTTCATTTGTTTGTATCGGCGCCTCCGAGATTTTCACCGGCTGAGATAGCAAACCTATTCAAGGGTGTTTCAGCGAGGAAACTGCTGGAGAAATTTCCAGAGCTTAGAACCAAAGAGGGCCTTTGGGCTCGAAGTTACTACGTTGGAACAGCTGGTAATGCCTCTGAAGAAACTATCAGGAGGTACATCGAGGAATGTCAAGACGTGTGA
- the mds gene encoding GDP-mannose:di-myo-inositol-1,3'-phosphate beta-1,2-mannosyltransferase, whose amino-acid sequence MKIGFLSRWGATCGVGMHAEILAREFIRMGHEVVVFAPTEESASKEVKYYKRTEAQDPEFVKREIYTEVDNVTEEGWVKEEEILKENLDLLIIETFWRVPVKPLTRLIEKLKIPVISVFHEANIFKAREVVKLPCDKIVVFDRRFYDEILEFYEIPREKVEVISYPVMKPYDVEPERPVSEDKFLFFSFGRQPVEEYCDFLNALKKLRKRFDNVHYWIIRSDGRVDYEAEWITQWQKRPTVEKLYSYLKGSNVHLLPKGNTPNVVVSSTLYQIIASETPIVIRDSRFVETIETDAYGFGPIVKYRNIHDLVHKLELLMLDREQVEDIKKEVRVFVEKYGGDKIAQEFLDLAKTITK is encoded by the coding sequence ATGAAAATCGGATTCCTCAGCAGATGGGGTGCCACGTGCGGTGTGGGGATGCACGCAGAGATACTTGCAAGAGAGTTCATCAGAATGGGACACGAAGTTGTGGTCTTTGCACCAACAGAAGAGAGTGCCAGCAAGGAAGTTAAATACTACAAAAGAACGGAAGCCCAGGATCCGGAGTTCGTGAAGAGAGAGATCTACACGGAAGTGGACAACGTAACAGAGGAGGGCTGGGTGAAAGAAGAAGAGATTTTAAAGGAAAACCTGGACCTGCTCATAATAGAAACCTTCTGGAGAGTTCCGGTAAAACCACTCACCAGGCTCATAGAAAAGCTGAAGATTCCGGTTATTTCCGTTTTCCATGAAGCAAACATCTTCAAAGCAAGAGAAGTGGTGAAACTGCCCTGCGATAAAATCGTGGTTTTCGATAGAAGGTTTTACGATGAGATTCTGGAGTTTTACGAGATCCCCCGGGAAAAGGTCGAAGTGATCAGCTACCCGGTTATGAAACCCTACGATGTGGAACCAGAAAGACCCGTCAGTGAAGACAAGTTCCTGTTCTTTTCGTTTGGAAGACAACCCGTCGAAGAATACTGTGACTTCCTCAACGCCCTGAAAAAACTCAGAAAGAGATTCGACAACGTTCACTACTGGATCATCAGGTCAGATGGAAGGGTGGATTACGAGGCTGAGTGGATCACTCAGTGGCAGAAAAGACCAACCGTCGAAAAACTCTACAGTTATCTGAAGGGATCGAACGTACACCTTCTACCAAAAGGAAACACTCCGAACGTTGTTGTGTCTTCTACCCTGTATCAGATCATAGCGAGTGAAACCCCCATCGTCATAAGAGACAGTAGATTCGTTGAAACCATAGAGACCGACGCGTACGGATTCGGCCCCATCGTGAAGTACAGAAATATTCACGATCTGGTTCACAAGCTCGAGCTTTTGATGCTGGACAGAGAGCAGGTCGAGGATATCAAGAAAGAAGTGAGGGTTTTTGTGGAAAAGTACGGCGGTGACAAGATCGCTCAGGAATTCCTGGATCTTGCAAAGACCATCACCAAATGA
- a CDS encoding Rqc2 family fibronectin-binding protein: MPFDGLLLHKAVRELKELEGEHLRQIYQPTTVDYYFLFRSATVRVCLRPDVSHVTIAEKEEASEKMPSSFTMLLRKELKGAKLLKVEQIGMDRTLRFSFEKFDEIEGIVQKDLYIEIMGIHSNMILVRDGRIVDAHRRIVTKKREILPGREFVIFPSGKLSIFELKELPPESEKTIRNVLLSLLEGFSPASVEELIHRTGYELNTPWRSVNRGKILEVLEEIKKELELPGVFVYYEASHPVEVSAFRFTMLGPKERYFEKPSEGINEFVRWKEEKSTFENTKNRFIKVVVNRIEDLEDLEEKLSRELSEAEKAERYKKLGDLIVQNLWSIKGKSGEVELTDWETNEKIVVDVGKDPAQTAQKFYNTYKKLQRKKEQVEKRLEEIQREKEYLYQLWQTIEDAEDLETLEEIEEEMREFGLLKERKTKKQKSKKTRFREVYYGGFKILIGRNNKQNDELVRTSSKEDLWFHAHEMPGAHVVVKTEGKEVPQEVVEYAASLAAGYSKGKNSGKVSVDYTFIKYVRKPKGFKPGMVIYTNYKTILVEPRRIEG; encoded by the coding sequence ATGCCCTTCGATGGGTTGCTTCTGCACAAAGCAGTCAGAGAGTTAAAGGAACTCGAAGGAGAACACTTGAGGCAGATCTATCAACCAACAACGGTTGATTATTATTTTCTTTTCAGAAGTGCGACCGTTCGGGTGTGTTTGAGACCCGATGTTTCCCATGTAACGATCGCTGAAAAAGAAGAGGCATCGGAGAAGATGCCCTCTTCGTTCACGATGCTTCTGAGAAAGGAACTGAAAGGTGCGAAACTTCTAAAGGTAGAACAAATTGGGATGGACAGAACACTGCGGTTTTCCTTCGAGAAATTCGATGAGATAGAGGGAATCGTTCAAAAAGATCTCTACATCGAAATAATGGGGATCCACTCGAACATGATACTGGTCAGAGACGGGAGAATCGTTGACGCACACAGACGCATTGTAACGAAAAAGAGAGAAATCCTCCCCGGAAGGGAGTTCGTGATTTTTCCCTCTGGAAAGTTATCTATTTTTGAATTGAAAGAACTTCCCCCAGAGAGTGAAAAAACGATTCGAAACGTTCTCCTTTCACTTCTTGAAGGCTTTTCTCCCGCCTCCGTGGAGGAGTTGATCCACAGAACCGGCTACGAGCTGAATACTCCGTGGAGGTCTGTGAATCGAGGGAAGATACTCGAAGTTCTTGAGGAGATAAAAAAGGAGCTGGAACTCCCGGGGGTGTTTGTTTATTACGAAGCTTCACACCCTGTGGAAGTTTCTGCCTTCAGGTTCACCATGCTGGGCCCCAAAGAAAGGTACTTTGAAAAACCCTCCGAGGGTATCAACGAATTTGTGAGATGGAAAGAAGAAAAATCCACCTTTGAAAACACCAAAAATCGTTTTATCAAAGTGGTTGTGAATAGAATTGAAGATCTGGAGGATCTTGAAGAAAAACTTTCGAGGGAACTTTCCGAAGCAGAGAAAGCCGAAAGATACAAAAAACTCGGCGATCTCATCGTTCAGAACCTCTGGAGTATAAAGGGAAAATCCGGAGAGGTCGAACTCACGGACTGGGAGACAAACGAAAAGATCGTTGTGGATGTGGGAAAAGATCCTGCCCAGACGGCTCAGAAGTTCTACAATACCTACAAAAAACTGCAGAGAAAGAAAGAACAGGTAGAAAAACGGCTCGAAGAGATACAGCGGGAAAAAGAGTATCTCTATCAGCTGTGGCAGACGATCGAAGACGCGGAAGATCTGGAAACACTCGAAGAGATAGAAGAAGAAATGAGAGAATTTGGACTCCTGAAAGAGAGGAAAACGAAAAAACAAAAATCAAAGAAAACCCGTTTCAGAGAGGTGTACTACGGCGGATTCAAAATTCTCATAGGAAGAAACAACAAACAGAACGATGAACTCGTGAGAACTTCCTCGAAGGAGGACCTGTGGTTCCACGCTCATGAAATGCCGGGAGCTCACGTTGTGGTGAAGACAGAAGGAAAGGAGGTGCCTCAGGAAGTCGTGGAGTATGCGGCGAGTCTCGCAGCCGGTTACTCGAAGGGAAAAAACTCCGGGAAAGTGTCGGTCGATTACACGTTTATAAAATATGTAAGAAAACCTAAGGGGTTCAAACCCGGTATGGTGATATACACGAACTACAAAACCATTCTTGTTGAGCCAAGGAGGATAGAGGGATGA
- a CDS encoding RNA-guided endonuclease InsQ/TnpB family protein, translating to MSRRVIRTYKLAVPGHLSQTCEELNRTAARIYNKTMSLVRKIHRKKGFWLSWPTADKYILRWAENIKIHVHSKQTFVQLYFQALKGYFKAAKKNQDAKPPHKKKRYLPFIWKESAVKLLPDGTLRLSLGKEREPFVVQTPLKPPLRIKQARLVFEDGYYLHLAIEVEIEEKNAGSGVMAVDLGVLRPITCFDGKEVISYHGGVLSSVLRYRNKRLASFQSAIAECKKGSRRYNKLVRAKKRVLRRLRNQINDIMHKITSSFIGLCLRKQIRTIVIGDVTGIRERADYSDNANQKIHQWQFRKLIEMIRYKAEQFGIEVELISEANTSKTCPVCGAKNKPNGRRYHCKACGFEYHRDGVGAINIWKRYPGTGQVVAGLAPVRGVRFHPHLCGHGASLAPWKVA from the coding sequence ATGTCAAGACGTGTGATACGAACCTACAAACTCGCCGTACCAGGACACCTGAGTCAAACATGCGAAGAACTCAACCGCACAGCAGCAAGAATCTACAACAAAACGATGTCTCTTGTGCGAAAGATACACCGAAAGAAAGGCTTCTGGCTGTCCTGGCCCACCGCAGACAAATACATCCTCCGCTGGGCAGAAAACATCAAAATCCACGTCCATTCAAAGCAGACATTTGTTCAGCTCTACTTTCAAGCCCTCAAAGGGTACTTCAAAGCAGCCAAAAAGAATCAAGATGCAAAACCTCCCCACAAGAAAAAACGCTATCTGCCGTTCATATGGAAAGAAAGCGCTGTAAAACTTCTGCCAGACGGTACCCTAAGACTGTCTTTGGGCAAAGAACGAGAACCATTTGTTGTACAAACACCTCTCAAACCTCCCCTTCGCATCAAACAGGCAAGACTTGTCTTTGAAGATGGATACTATCTCCACCTTGCGATAGAGGTGGAGATTGAAGAGAAGAATGCTGGCTCTGGTGTTATGGCGGTCGACCTTGGAGTGCTCCGTCCCATCACGTGCTTTGATGGAAAAGAAGTCATCAGCTACCACGGAGGAGTCCTCAGCAGTGTTCTTCGCTATCGAAACAAACGCCTTGCAAGTTTTCAGTCTGCCATAGCAGAGTGCAAGAAGGGATCAAGAAGGTACAACAAGCTTGTTCGTGCAAAGAAAAGAGTCCTGAGACGGCTCAGAAACCAGATCAACGACATCATGCACAAGATCACAAGCAGTTTCATCGGACTGTGCCTCAGAAAACAAATCAGAACCATCGTGATAGGAGACGTCACAGGGATCAGAGAAAGAGCGGACTACAGCGACAACGCGAACCAGAAGATCCACCAGTGGCAGTTCAGAAAACTCATCGAGATGATAAGGTACAAAGCAGAGCAGTTCGGAATCGAAGTGGAACTCATTTCAGAAGCGAACACGAGCAAGACGTGCCCTGTCTGTGGTGCAAAGAACAAGCCGAATGGAAGAAGATACCACTGCAAAGCCTGTGGTTTTGAGTATCACAGGGACGGAGTTGGAGCAATCAACATCTGGAAAAGGTATCCTGGCACAGGCCAGGTAGTAGCGGGCTTGGCCCCCGTCAGAGGTGTGAGGTTTCATCCACACCTCTGTGGCCATGGAGCATCTTTGGCTCCATGGAAGGTGGCCTGA
- a CDS encoding deoxyribonuclease IV: MIKIGAHMPISKGFDRVPQDTVNIGGNSFQIFPHNARSWGAKLPSDEVATKFKREMKKNGIDWENAFCHSGYLINLASPKEDIWQKSVELLKKEVEICRKLGIRYLNIHPGSHLGTGEEEGIDRIVRGLNEVLNNTEGVVILLENVSQKGGNIGYKLEQLKKIRDLVDQKDRVAVTYDTCHGFDSGYDITKKEGVEALLNEIETLFGLERLKMIHLNDSKYPLGAAKDRHERIGSGFIGEEGFAVFFSFKEIQEVPWILETPGGNEEHAEDIKKVFEIIEKFGIEVD, translated from the coding sequence ATGATAAAAATAGGAGCTCACATGCCCATCTCGAAAGGATTTGACAGGGTACCACAAGACACAGTGAACATTGGGGGGAACTCCTTCCAGATCTTCCCGCACAACGCCCGGTCCTGGGGTGCAAAACTCCCTTCTGACGAGGTCGCCACGAAATTCAAAAGGGAAATGAAAAAAAACGGTATCGACTGGGAAAATGCGTTCTGTCACAGTGGATACCTCATAAACCTTGCCAGTCCAAAGGAGGACATCTGGCAGAAATCCGTTGAACTTTTGAAAAAAGAAGTGGAAATTTGCAGAAAGCTGGGTATAAGGTATCTGAACATTCACCCCGGAAGCCATCTCGGGACAGGAGAGGAAGAGGGAATAGACAGAATAGTAAGAGGACTGAACGAAGTGCTGAACAACACCGAAGGTGTGGTAATTCTCCTTGAGAACGTTTCACAAAAAGGAGGAAATATCGGATACAAATTGGAACAGCTAAAGAAGATCAGAGATCTCGTCGATCAAAAAGACCGTGTGGCTGTCACCTACGATACGTGTCACGGGTTCGACTCTGGATACGACATCACAAAAAAGGAGGGTGTCGAAGCCTTGCTAAACGAAATAGAAACCCTGTTTGGCCTGGAAAGACTCAAGATGATACACCTGAACGATTCTAAATACCCCCTCGGAGCGGCAAAAGACAGACACGAAAGAATAGGAAGCGGATTCATAGGTGAAGAAGGTTTTGCCGTGTTTTTCTCCTTCAAAGAGATCCAGGAAGTTCCGTGGATCCTGGAAACCCCCGGTGGAAACGAAGAGCACGCGGAGGATATAAAGAAAGTGTTTGAGATCATAGAAAAATTCGGTATAGAGGTCGATTGA
- a CDS encoding MazG nucleotide pyrophosphohydrolase domain-containing protein, which translates to MVERLLEIIERSLRKCPWLEKQSIETLLEALASEIEEVAEAVKKNDLVNLEEEIGDLIYDALLVAAVAQRDYGIDLESAIQKVVEKISHRKPWLFWEEKISLEEAEKIWKERKKKI; encoded by the coding sequence ATGGTAGAGAGACTTCTTGAAATCATCGAAAGAAGTTTGAGAAAGTGCCCTTGGTTAGAGAAACAGAGCATTGAAACTCTGCTTGAAGCCCTCGCTTCTGAAATAGAAGAAGTCGCTGAAGCTGTGAAGAAAAACGACCTCGTAAATCTCGAGGAAGAGATAGGAGATCTCATCTACGACGCGCTTCTCGTGGCAGCAGTGGCACAGAGAGATTACGGAATAGACCTTGAAAGTGCCATTCAGAAGGTGGTGGAAAAGATCTCACACAGGAAGCCCTGGCTGTTCTGGGAAGAAAAGATTTCCTTAGAAGAGGCGGAAAAGATATGGAAAGAGCGCAAAAAGAAAATTTAA